The stretch of DNA CTGGCTACCCCTTACCTCATCTCCGTCTTTCAATTGTCCGATACGGCGAATATCAAGGCGTACAGATGCATAGTATTTCAGGGCATTACCGCCGGTAGTTGTTTCGGGTGAACCGAACATAACACCGATCTTGTCGCGCAACTGGTTGATAAATATACAGATGGTGTTTGTTTTGTTGATCGCAGCAGTTAATTTCCGCAATGCTTGCGACATCAAACGAGCCTGTAATCCCATTTTTGAATCGCCCATCTCGCCTTCTAGCTCTGCTTTAGGAGTCAGTGCGGCAACCGAGTCGATAACAATGATATCGATAGCCGAAGAACGAATCAATTGCTCTGCTATTTCGAGAGCCTGCTCACCGCTGTCGGGCTGTGATATATATAGGTTTTCGATGTCAACTCCAAGTTTTTCGGCATAAAAACGATCGAAGGCATGTTCAGCATCCACAAAGGCTGCTATACCTCCTGCTTTTTGTGCTTCGGCTATAGCATGTATAGCCAGGGTTGTTTTACCTGA from Dysgonomonas mossii encodes:
- the recA gene encoding recombinase RecA; protein product: MAEEKEKKAAPNTEKLKALQAAMDKIEKSYGKGSIMKMGDDKIDEIAVVSTGSIALNAALGVGGYPRGRVIEIYGPESSGKTTLAIHAIAEAQKAGGIAAFVDAEHAFDRFYAEKLGVDIENLYISQPDSGEQALEIAEQLIRSSAIDIIVIDSVAALTPKAELEGEMGDSKMGLQARLMSQALRKLTAAINKTNTICIFINQLRDKIGVMFGSPETTTGGNALKYYASVRLDIRRIGQLKDGDEVRGSQTRVKVAKNKVAPPFRKAEFDIMYGEGISRSGEIIDLGAELGIIKKSGSWYSYNETKLAQGRESAKEVIKDNPELAEEIAGLIFEALKEKH